The Dioscorea cayenensis subsp. rotundata cultivar TDr96_F1 chromosome 8, TDr96_F1_v2_PseudoChromosome.rev07_lg8_w22 25.fasta, whole genome shotgun sequence genome segment cggttttatattaaatcctttatatgtttttataagtttttggtttaaacatatttatttcgtattatattaaatattaaaaatacaaaaaaaaatataggagactaatagatgatattattatattaaataagatcttttaatgaaaacagATGATAATTCAAGAAAGATTTTTAAaccctttttaaaaaattttccttactgcattaatattaaatatttaataggatGTTCTAATGGAAATGAATGGTAATATGATTGTTGAAGGCTTTAAggaagatttatttttattttttatttttgcatatatttaaagtggcaTAGATTTCATTATGGCAATTAAAtaggttttatattaaaacattttttaaaagtttttggtttaaaaaaatttatttggtattatattaaatattaaaaatacaagaaacataTAGAAGACtaatagatattattattatattaaataagatctTCTAATGAAAATAGATGATAATTCAAGGAAGTTTTTTAGattctttttaaagaattttctcattgcattatgaacatataagatttaatggaattgatttattatgggtattattttatattaaacatttaatgaGACGTACTCATTGGCTTTTGGAAATTGAAATCCTTTGCttaatttatttggaattattagtttagaaaataataaacaatatttatttggtataacagaaaatgtgaaaaataaaaaaaaatatattgttttattaataaaaaaatatataattaaatgattaaaaaattaactatatttatttggtattacattaaattacaacataagctttattttctaaaattatcaatagtttcatatttattaaatgatataaattgcGTTTATGGGAAGATGAACAAACAattgttgaagaagatgaaaaatctaaaataaatttaaattttttattatatttaagtttttaatatatattacttatgatgttaataattaaaaaactttaattacacatatttatttatgcaataattaTAGTATATAACAGTTTCCATTGTataagttgtttaattatattattttaatctgttacatttaagtatttatttatattacttagtggaaattgtcaaaaacaccctgtaagtttgcaatattgccaaaaacaccccgttagttttgcactccccaaaaaccccttccttttgaatactgatgatttttttaaacccccaaacatctaatattgattgatagagttaatttggaatttttttggacgaaattgtcccttacgtgggaagttgtggcaagtgtgacgggggtttgactataatgcccttgggtgctgATGAGTTTctacttaaaaaaatgaagctctatttaaaaatatgaggtatgaggttacatttaaaaaaatgagtttctgtttaaaaaaatgagttttctatttaaaaaaatgagtttttctgtttaaaaaatgagtttttcgtttaagaaataagtttttcagtttaagaaatgaggtttatgtttaaaaaaatgaggtctctgtttaagaaatgagttttctgtttaagaaatgaggtttttgtttaaaaaaatgaggtctctgtttaagaaatgagtttttttgtggtgtatttatcacccccaaaaatctctttattgcgGTTGAAAGTTTTGGGCGAGTGAGACAaaagcatgcggctcacaatcagcgatcacgttgcatgaaaaaaatgggatttcgaaCCCTAGAATTTTTGATCTCCACCTCGATCTAGATCTCGATCTTGCCGGAGAaaaaaaggtgcaacctttctatgccttcgctcgacgagcgagggagcatgcggtcttcccgaggtcggcgacgaagaagatgaaagagatgaggtcgacgacggggaagacgatgaaggcgaaggcgaaggcggcgagatcgaaccctcgtcGGCgtcgcttcctccctccgttctcGTCGCCGACTTAGGCGCCCATGGATCGAAACCTcgggaatgatccctaaccctaaccctattgctatccatgtttgCGGTCTCCGCGATGAGAGAATGGTTGCGTTCAAGTTCGACCCGTCTTATCCGAgcgtcgccaccgaagacctcaccactccgacctcCGAGGAGCGTCGCCAACCCGGATCGCCagcgccgataaagatttctcctttaagaccccacaggCGAGGCCACgccgagatcgctcgccggGATCCGGAGCACGGCACTcagcgttcgcgcgagatcagcgacgatgagatactcaatgtccctactcaatgaggtatctgtttaaaaaaatgaggtctatgtttaaaaaataagctctctgtttaagaaatgagttctctgtttatatgtttgtttgtctttgtttaactatcgatgtttctgtttaatatattgcgtttacgtttaaaaaagtgcttaaatatcgttgtttctatttaaatatgatcgagtgcaacctttcgatgcctttcggctcgacgacgaggagcatgcggtcttccacGAGGTCGgcggcgaagaagatgaaagagatgagggtcGACGACAGGGGAAGACGATGAAGGCGAAGGCgagcgagatcgaaccctcatcggcgccgcttcctccctccgttccgtcgcaccgacttaggcaccatggatccaaaccctcggaatgatccctaaccctaaccctattgctatccatgttgcggtctctgcagtcgagaatggttccgttcaagttcgACCCGTCTTATCCGGCGTCGCCagcgaagacctcaccactcgaccgccgaggaacgtcatgcaaccggatcgccaacgccgataaagatttctcctttaagaccccccACGGCGAGGCCAGCTTCGAGATCGCTCACGGATCTAGAGCTCGAGCACTcagcgttcgcgcgagatcgtcgacgatgagatactcgatGTCCCTACTCAGATGAgggtttcgtttaaaaaaatgagggtctatgtttaaaaaaataagctctcgtttaagaaatgagttctctgtttaagaaatgagttatccgttgatatgcttgtttgtctttgtttaactatcgatgtttacgttttaatatattgcgtttacgtttaaaaaaagtgcttaaatatcgttgtttctatttaaatatgtacgagtggccaagattaattggtttttatatccggggattaatttatcacgtaaatatttgtttttccgtttaaatattaatgtttttagtttaaaaaaatgagttttatgtttaaaaaaatgagggttttacgtttaagaaatgagtttttctgtttaagaaatgagttttttttgtttaaaaaaatgaactctctgtttaagaaataagttctacgtttaaaaaaatgagatctctgtttaagaaatgagtacgtgcaaaaggaatgaaaaaagaatgaaaaaaatgtatcaGAGGTTTAAAAgcgatgatggaatttcatatcgcgagggtaaaaaggaagtgaaaagCAATAAAGGAAGAGGTCATCGAGGGTATGCAAAAACTCACGAGTACAgttttgggaagttttaaaTTATCGAGGAGTAGCGATAATTTTCcctattacttatgatattaataatagaacaactttaattgcatttatttatttatgcaataaatgcgCATAAGACGTTTGAAATCCAAAGTAGTCAACTGTTACCattgaattgtttaattatattatttttataatttgctcTAGAGTgtttaaaaatcaaacataaatttttttattatatttaaaattttatttatattacttataatattaataattgaaaaaaatttaattaaaaaaaatttaattgtactcatttatttatgtaaaactcCGAAACTGGGGAGAatgcctaataataataataataataataataataataataataatctattccGTGCTCTTGATAACGGACAAAATCACCAATTAATTCCATTACCTTCTGGGCATATTATACACTATAAAAATCCTCAAGAATAAATGTGCTAATCACAACAAATGATCCGGACGAAGgcaatattaaaaaaccatcttccctgtttttctgttttttctttgtCACTGCCCTCCGAATGGATGGTAAGCGACAAAATCACCAGGACGCCAACTAATTCCATTATCTTCTGGATCAGATCATACCCAAGAATAAATGACGCTAATCGCAACAAATGACTCGACAAAGGTTATATTACCAAACCATCCGGTTTTAGTCACTACCTGACGAATAAAATTTGATGCCTGTTTTGCCCAAATTTGATTATATAAGCACTCCCTGCTCTGTTCTTCCCCTCCATCTCTTCTCTTGATTTCCATTACCATGGGCAAGTGctctctcctttttctttgtgttccctttcttgtttttgccattaatttgattttgtgatgatgatgagttgtgtttgcttttgttgttttgttttgagcAGGTGAAAATAGCAGCGCTTTTGATGTTCGTGTTCCTGTTTACACGTCTGAGGAGGTTTATGTCTTAACttttttgttctttgaattattgttgttgtattcTGTTTGCTGAAGAGTTTCTAACTTAATTGTCTTAGGTTTCATTAGAATTTGATGGTAGGGTTTAGAGATTCAATGTCCAAGAATGTTTGAAATTTTATCCTCTTTGATTCCTACTGAATGAAgaatgaaattatgttttgGGTGAAAGATCCTAGTTTGGGGAAAAGGGAAAAGGGtaaagggaaaagggaatagGATGAGtgagatttatttctttttctactgAATGAAAAGTCATgatggaaaataaagaaaacatgagcGATAGAGCGTACAAGGAAAttatggtaaattttcaaattaagaAACTCTCTGCTTCCTATCTTAGTAATTTCATTTTCTCTCTTCGCAGTTATTCTACATAAATGGTTCTTGAAGTAATTTTAAACTGATAAATTATTAGGCAGAAACCATCTGAAGTGAGTCTTCCCTGATAAGTGCAGCTTGAAATTATGGCGGTGCACTTTTAGATGTTTTAACTAGTTTCTGTAGAGTCCATGCACTGTATTTCATCACTTTTAAAATGCCTGTACTTGTTTAGTTTAAACTTAAGTTTTATTCAGAAGGAGTTTCTTTGAACTTATGGGTTCTTTGGATCCTTGAACTACTTTGAGTTCATTACAATTCTCATACTTCTACTAGATGTATGATTGTATTTTGAACCAGAagttcacaaattttttttgcatttgttgTCAACTCCCACTTTCGATGAAATAGAACTTTCTGGTGGGCAGTTTATGCAGTAGACATGAGGATATGATGTGTGACTTCAGTTAAATCGATAAAGTAGTATGTCTGACCTCTCTGACCAGAAGAGCAAACTAATATAATTACTATCTTATTGTTTGGCTACCATGTGCTAATACACAAATTCCGAACAACTGCTGCTGATACTGATATTAAGCTTTAGTCTTAAGATATATAAGGTTGGCTAATGGATTCTTAtgagaagttttttttaatatttaataacataAGTTTACCTTTGGTACAGATCGTCCTACACCATTTTTAACATCCTTCACATAATTCCTTTCCATTTTGTCATCATTTTTGGGATTACAATATGTTAACTATTGCCTCAGCATTTAGTCTCTTCTTTATCTTATTGATTCCTTTGCAAAGTACACTAAAAGTTTTTGAGCAGTATGGTAGAGTATTTCCAAGGATTGAAGATGATAATTCCTTTGCCTAAGGCATAtcttaagattttatattttttccccttttttgcAGAAGTGAATATTAGATTTTGATGTAATTAATAGGATTGTTCAGCTTATATTGTGACACTGATTCTTCCAACATAATTCTTGAGATTCAGATGGAAAGTAACAGGCTCCCAAGGGACCATGCAAactacttttattattataaaaacggGAAAAAGGTAAAAAATCCACATCCTGGTTGAAATGATACCTTTGATAAAGCTAAGGTTGATATCTGGTTGTTATTATAAGGAATAAAAATTCATGTTCAGATTTAGGGCTTCGATGCATCTGATAATTCAGTTCTTGgaattttgtattttcagaAGCAAATGCACATTAGCATTGATATTTTACATCATTTTGGTATTATATTCTAGCTTCTAGAGAAGTCGCAAGAGAAATGGAAAGGGCGAAAGCCACCATATCCTGCAATGTACTCTAGCATCTTTGGTGGAATTACTCTTGACCCTGCTCTGATGACTATCCCTATTGATGATCATATGGTACACAGAGGTCACGGTGTTTTTGATACTGCTATGCTTTTGGATGGGTATGttcttaatttttcattattttatttttgtacttATTTGAGCATTAGGGTGTAAAGGAGTGTCGTGCAGAGTGGGGATGGTTTTTTCCCACTCGTCTACTGTTCTGCAAAATTAATTTTGCTGTTATGATGAAATATTTTGGGACATTATCTGCTTGAAATGATGACAAACATATACAAGAGGCAGTCATGCTGTACATATTGCATTTATAAACCTTTTAAAGCATATAATTAGGTCTTGCATTAAactttttatcaattttgtttagATATTCTCCTTGAATTTGAATAAATTGCTAATCAGAAAGTCATTCTCCAACATATGCTGGCTCATCTATTATTAGTTTGTGATTTTGATAAAAGTTTATCACTAATAATTTTAGAGGCTACTATTTCATGTATAATGTTGAAAAGAATCGATGGTtggttttttaagttttaatgaAAACTGTTTTTGTACAACAGTAGAATGGATAGCGAGAGTAATGGACTGGTGAGAGATTTCCATTCCATGGATGATACTGGGGTTCAAGGAGATTCTACCAAATAAAACGTGATTAGTTGATTTGTTAATAATATCAACAAGGAAAAGTTAATGAGGCTAATAGCATATAGCTACTTGCATGTGGGTcaagagataaaataaaaatgttaaaaggaatgtaaaatccTCCAGATATATTTTGCTGACCTACTGATCAGGAATTTCATTTTAGCTATCAATTTGCATCAAAACTAAAACCTTTAGATTACTGAGAAATTGATCTTATGTTAGCTCCATGAGAAGCAATCTAAGGTAGATGAGAATCTTATCTATTCGTTTGTTGTATAGCTCTAACATGGGGGCAGGCACTttatatttagatttatttaacataatttaaaatagtTGTTGAGAtcagaattttaattttttttattatgattttttttattatatatataatttatagttGGATATTGTATCTTTCTTTTGATCCTCTTCAAGGTTCTTTTCTTAGTTTTAAACCCTTGGACTATGAGTTTGATCTTCTTCAAGGTCATTTGCTTAGTTAGCTCTCACATCCCGACTTGATTAAGTACTCATTGTATGAAAccataaataggaaaaattttgaaaatatcaaCAAGAACAAAGGAAGTTCCGAGAAATAACTATACACCCCTCTCTAAAATTAAGATTTATCTACAAAATGAATGGATGTATCAAAAGCTTTGATTCTTTAATATGTTGAGTATGGGACGAAAAGATTTTTAAGCACATAATAACATCTAAAATCAGTTTGCATGAAGCATGGTGTCTTTAGTAGATGCAGTTATTTGCAATATGCAAGTATGTGAATCTTGGAAATCAATTTAAAATGTAAGGCTGTAAGTTTATAGTTATATAtcacacacacatgcatgcaCCTTATGCATGTTCTCACACAAAAGCATCTATTGCGATTGGTTGAGAATTGTTTACATTACCTAACACCCTCTACAGGCACTTGTATGAGCTTGATGCCCATCTAGATCGTTTCTTATGGTCCTCTGCAAATGCAAAGATATTTCCTCCCTTACCTCGTGAAACATTGCGCACAATTCTCATACAGATGACAGCAGCATCAAAGTGCAAGAAAGGTTCAATCAGATATTGGTTGAGTGCAGGCCCTGGGGATTTTTTGCTATCACCTGCAGGCTGTCCGGAGGCAGCATTTTATGCAGTGGTCATCGATGATGACTACTCTCAGCGCAAGGAAGGCGTGAAAGTTATAACATCAACAATACCAATGAAACCTCCacaatttgctacagtgaagaATGTGAACTATCTCCCCAATGTTCTCTCAGTAATGGAAGCTGAACAACATGGTGCCTTTTCTTCTGTGTGGGTTGACAAGGAGGGGTATATCGCTGAGGGTCCAAATGTAAATGTGGCATTCATAAGCAAGG includes the following:
- the LOC120267101 gene encoding D-amino-acid transaminase, chloroplastic-like isoform X1, with the protein product MGENSSAFDVRVPVYTSEELLEKSQEKWKGRKPPYPAMYSSIFGGITLDPALMTIPIDDHMVHRGHGVFDTAMLLDGHLYELDAHLDRFLWSSANAKIFPPLPRETLRTILIQMTAASKCKKGSIRYWLSAGPGDFLLSPAGCPEAAFYAVVIDDDYSQRKEGVKVITSTIPMKPPQFATVKNVNYLPNVLSVMEAEQHGAFSSVWVDKEGYIAEGPNVNVAFISKAKELLLPSFDKILSGCTAKRLLSLASQLVEKGLLQSVRATNITLEQAKDSAEMMYVGSGLPLLPIIEWDGQPIGDGRVGELTLALSDLLWEDMKAGPGSQRVRVPYEEGDAI
- the LOC120267101 gene encoding D-amino-acid transaminase, chloroplastic-like isoform X2 yields the protein MYSSIFGGITLDPALMTIPIDDHMVHRGHGVFDTAMLLDGHLYELDAHLDRFLWSSANAKIFPPLPRETLRTILIQMTAASKCKKGSIRYWLSAGPGDFLLSPAGCPEAAFYAVVIDDDYSQRKEGVKVITSTIPMKPPQFATVKNVNYLPNVLSVMEAEQHGAFSSVWVDKEGYIAEGPNVNVAFISKAKELLLPSFDKILSGCTAKRLLSLASQLVEKGLLQSVRATNITLEQAKDSAEMMYVGSGLPLLPIIEWDGQPIGDGRVGELTLALSDLLWEDMKAGPGSQRVRVPYEEGDAI